Proteins encoded in a region of the Zea mays cultivar B73 chromosome 2, Zm-B73-REFERENCE-NAM-5.0, whole genome shotgun sequence genome:
- the LOC103648636 gene encoding uncharacterized protein — protein MLLTKTMKVVRQACMSKAGYDKAMDVLDELDVVLSRLEPDIGCNESTDVSDNEEDKEEELNKNNAGDGMEDDNTITCHNKDSHNTRTGCEHALTIITTGNQEDNMRISHEVGDTSSPCHVAHEQMEHIAASSEAKKVRKERKRRIGDAICVE, from the exons ATGTTGTTAACGAAAACAATGAAAGTAGTTCGCCAGGCGTGTATGTCAAAAGCAGGGTACGATAAGGCGATGGATGTGTTGGATGAGCTCGATGTCGTTCTAAGCCGATTGGAGCCAGATATTGGATGTAATGAGTCAACAGATGTTAGTgataatgaggaagacaag GAAGAAGAGTTGAATAAAAATAATGCTGGCGATGGGATGGAAGATGACAATACAATTACATGTCATAATAAG GATTCGCATAACACCAGGACTGGATGTGAACATGCGTTAACAATAATAACAACTGGTAACCAG GAGGACAACATGAGAATTTCACATGAGGTTGGTGATACAAGTTCTCCGTGTCACGTAGCACATGAACAAATGGAACATATTGCTGCATCCTCAGAAGCTAAAAAGGTGCGAAAGGAGAGAAAAAGAAGAATAGGAGATGCCATTTGTGTGGAATAG
- the LOC100193919 gene encoding tetrachloro-P-hydroquinone reductive dehalogenase isoform X1 yields MQLYHHPYSLDSQKVRMALEEKGIDYTSYHVNPLTGKNMNVDFFRMNPSAKLPVFQNGAHVIYRAIDIIQYIDRLAVHLSGEIPPVNTEVHQWMQKVDAWNPEMFTLTHTPAKHRAFVSKFIRRVLIARMAQAPDLASMYHVKLREAYETDDKVKDPDIMKQSEEELSKLLDDVEAQLGKTKYLAGDEFSPADSMFVPVLARITILDLDDEYINCRPKILEYYNLVKLRPSYKITIGRYFSGWKKYRTLFKTSFFLCVRTLFRKY; encoded by the exons ATGCAGCTGTACCACCACCCCTATTCGCTGGACAGCCAGAAGGTACGGATGGCGCTGGAAGAGAAGGGCATTGACTACACATCTTATCACGTCAATCCACTCACCGGCAAAAACATGAATGTGGACTTCTTTCGCATGAACCCTTCCGCGAAGCTCCCTGTCTTCCAGAATGGAGCGCATGTCATCTATCGCGCTATCGATATTATTCA GTACATAGACAGACTTGCAGTGCATTTAAGTGGTGAAATCCCCCCTGTGAACACTGAGGTCCACCAATGGATGCAGAAAGTTGATGCTTGGAACCCTGAGATGTTCACCCTCACGCACACCCCGGCCAAGCACCGTGCGTTTGTCTCCAAGTTCATAAGGCGGGTGCTGATTGCTCGCATGGCTCAAGCCCCTGATTTAGCCAGCATGTATCATGTCAAGCTCCGTGAGGCTTACGAGACGGATGATAAAGTGAAGGACCCTGACATCATGAAGCAAAGCGAGGAAGAACTAAGCAAACTCCTTGATGATGTCGAAGCTCAGCTCGGCAAGACCAAATATCTCGCTGGCGATGAATTCTCACCTGCTGATTCGATGTTTGTCCCTGTTCTTGCGCGCATAACTATTCTGGACCTTGATGATGAGTACATCAACTGCAGACCCAAGATACTTGAGTACTACAATTTGGTGAAGCTACGGCCAAGCTACAAGATTACCATTGGCAGATACTTTAGTGGGTGGAAGAAGTACCGGACTCTCTTCAAGACATCTTTCTTCCTTTGTGTTCGAACCCTGTTCAGGAAGTACTAG
- the LOC118476310 gene encoding serine/threonine-protein phosphatase PP2A-1 catalytic subunit-like, with amino-acid sequence MDLDHQISQLRDCKFMPAVEVKALCEQAKAILIEEWNVQPVRCPVTMCGDIHGQFYNLIELFRIGREASNTNYHFYIDRN; translated from the coding sequence ATGGATCTGGACCACCAGATCTCGCAGCTGCGGGATTGCAAGTTCATGCCGGCGGTGGAGGTCAAGGCGCTATGCGAGCAAGCAAAGGCGATCCTCATCGAGGAGTGGAACGTACAGCCCGTGCGTTGCCCCGTCACTATGTGTGGTGACATCCACGGCCAGTTCTACAACCTCATCGAGCTCTTCCGCATCGGCAGGGAAGCGTCTAACACCAACTACCACTTTTATATAGATAGAAACTAA